The Malus sylvestris chromosome 12, drMalSylv7.2, whole genome shotgun sequence genome contains a region encoding:
- the LOC126591991 gene encoding probable membrane-associated kinase regulator 4 has translation MARSQASGDQSADEGYIDIEVSSSSNFLCYSISSPPQTREFEFQMSSLSQDKETTTSPADELFYKGTLLPLHLPPRLQMVQKILQTSNNKTQEAIGESFTKRESSNTPLDQSCNISSSESCRVSSELNSDEYISEWTADICVNFIGGHNDHPKKSWSTKLKQIKQSSLGQKLKASRAYVKSLFTKPTCADDYNSCAKPASNAEAEAENGSKVTDFCSNKYMKVAKKTPFGRIDNGRFQISSTTLMKSIEKEMAEENANTHRKSFSGAIQHTPALQSLCSPTSSSVSSSSSSSFSFSSSGLTDLHLLKRSTSANSELESSIEGAIAHCKQSHQLVSSRMQFVGVKRSHQASSNNAMRETHMNNLIALYD, from the coding sequence ATGGCCAGAAGCCAAGCTTCAGGTGATCAAAGTGCGGATGAAGGCTACATAGACATAGAAGTGAGCTCTTCCTCCAACTTCTTGTGCTATTCCATCAGCTCTCCACCACAAACCAGAGAGTTTGAGTTCCAAATGTCCTCACTTTCTCAAGACAAAGAAACTACAACATCCCCAGCTGATGAACTCTTCTACAAAGGTACGCTCCTCCCTCTCCACCTCCCACCTCGCCTGCAAATGGTCCAAAAGATCCTCCAAACCTCCAACAACAAAACCCAGGAAGCCATTGGTGAAAGCTTCACCAAAAGGGAAAGCTCCAACACCCCATTGGATCAATCCTGCAATATCTCCTCCTCAGAGTCCTGCAGGGTCAGCAGTGAGCTCAACTCAGATGAGTACATCTCCGAATGGACGGCTGACATCTGTGTGAATTTCATTGGTGGTCACAATGATCATCCAAAGAAATCTTGGTCAACAAAGCTGAAGCAGATCAAGCAGTCCTCATTGGGTCAAAAGCTCAAGGCTTCAAGGGCGTATGTGAAGTCCCTGTTCACAAAACCCACCTGTGCAGATGACTACAACTCATGTGCCAAACCAGCGAGCAatgcagaagcagaagcagaaaaTGGCTCCAAAGTCACAGATTTTTGCTCCAACAAGTACATGAAAGTGGCCAAGAAAACCCCATTTGGAAGAATCGACAATGGCAGGTTCCAAATATCATCCACCACTCTGATGAAAAGCATTGAGAAAGAAATGGCTGAGGAAAACGCAAACACCCACAGAAAATCTTTCTCTGGGGCAATCCAACATACACCTGCTCTGCAATCTCTGTGTTCCCCCACATCTTCCTCTGTTTCTTCGTCTTCCTcgtcttctttctccttcagcTCAAGTGGATTAACAGATTTGCATCTGCTGAAGCGAAGTACGAGTGCAAATTCAGAACTTGAGAGCTCGATAGAAGGAGCAATTGCTCATTGCAAACAGTCCCACCAGCTGGTCAGTTCAAGAATGCAGTTTGTGGGGGTCAAGAGATCTCACCAGGCCTCATCCAATAACGCCATGAGAGAAACACAcatgaataatttgattgcgttATATGATTGA